One Heptranchias perlo isolate sHepPer1 unplaced genomic scaffold, sHepPer1.hap1 HAP1_SCAFFOLD_1515, whole genome shotgun sequence genomic region harbors:
- the LOC137309170 gene encoding ecto-ADP-ribosyltransferase 5-like — MRGLVLLSLCVAASASPGRECRPLPPSAELGLEGSSAAFRFSQSEESDDMAVKSLGDEVSADRALEEDWRAAEAHWRRQKREVPPGLREEHVVAMTVYTGRGILSRSLNDAVHSYGTDTVIYNACFPLKSVHYLLSVALDVLRDKPRGPPVYRGVENVTQGKEGAVMRFGIFASTSRQRWVAQGFGAGTLFTVRTAYGSSIQNFSYDEYQEEVLIPPYEQFTIAGRSRAGGVHGYTLESGGFNGVEVGLRRDGDGRLIVYRKTAWWVWLLVALSGLAILGGIAFLVCKCCPGRC, encoded by the exons ATGCGAGGGCTCGTTCTCCTGTCGCTCT GTGTAGCTGCGTCCGCCTCTCCCGGGAGGGAGTGCCGGCCTCTGCCGCCGAGCGCAGAGCTGGGTTTGGAGGGGAGCTCGGCCGCCTTCCGCTTCTCCCAGAGCGAAGAGTCGGACGACATGGCCGTCAAGTCCCTCGGCGACGAGGTGAGCGCGGACCGGGCGTTGGAGGAAGATTGGAGAGCAGCCGAGGCGCACTGGAGGAGGCAGAAACGGGAGGTGCCTCCGGGTCTCAGGGAGGAGCATGTGGTCGCCATGACCGTGTACACCGGACGAGGAATCTTATCCCGGAGTTTGAACGACGCTGTTCACAGCTACGGCACGGACACCGTGATCTACAACGCTTGCTTCCCGCTGAAGAGCGTACACTACCTCTTATCTGTGGCCCTCGACGTGCTGAGAGATAAGCCCAGGGGCCCGCCGGTCTACAGGGGGGTGGAGAACGTCACTCAGGGTAAAGAGGGGGCGGTCATGAGGTTTGGGATATTCGCCTCGACCTCTCGTCAGCGCTGGGTGGCGCAGGGCTTTGGGGCGGGGACCTTGTTCACCGTCCGCACGGCCTACGGCAGCTCCATCCAAAACTTCTCCTACGACGAGTACCAAGAGGAGGTCTTAATTCCGCCTTACGAGCAGTTCACGATCGCCGGCCGGAGCCGGGCGGGAGGAGTTCACGGATACACCCTCGAATCGGGGGGCTTCAACGGGGTGGAGGTGGGCCTGAGGCGGGACGGGGACGGCCGGCTCATCGTGTATCGCAAGACCGCCTGGTGGGTCTGGTTGCTGGTCGCTCTCTCGGGTTTGGCGATCCTGGGCGGGATTGCGTTCCTGGTCTGCAAATGTTGTCCGGGACGCTGCTGA